A genome region from Christensenella minuta includes the following:
- a CDS encoding C-GCAxxG-C-C family (seleno)protein, protein MLKERAREYYQEKGYNCAESIIRAANDEYGLGINEEGLRAFGGFGGGMQCGSICGAVCGGIGAISAKEIETNAHHTESLGPKCRAMMDEFKEKFGSAFCAKVRKENFEKDGHCRRVVEGAADVLESIME, encoded by the coding sequence ATGCTGAAGGAGAGAGCAAGAGAGTACTATCAGGAAAAAGGCTATAACTGCGCGGAATCGATTATTCGTGCGGCAAACGACGAATACGGCCTGGGAATCAACGAAGAGGGCCTGAGAGCGTTCGGTGGCTTCGGCGGCGGAATGCAGTGCGGAAGTATCTGCGGTGCGGTCTGCGGCGGGATTGGCGCGATCAGTGCGAAGGAAATTGAAACAAATGCGCACCATACAGAATCGCTTGGCCCAAAGTGCCGGGCAATGATGGACGAATTTAAAGAAAAATTCGGAAGTGCGTTTTGCGCCAAAGTGCGGAAAGAAAACTTTGAGAAAGACGGACACTGCCGGAGGGTTGTGGAAGGCGCCGCGGATGTGCTCGAAAGCATTATGGAGTAA
- the gatC gene encoding Asp-tRNA(Asn)/Glu-tRNA(Gln) amidotransferase subunit GatC, translated as MKKDGKHMRVTLEEVERIASLSMLSLDEEKKKMLQKNLDDILGHAQKLNELDTEGVEPTSYILKQQNVVREDVPGRVWEREDMLLNAPEKEDGFFTVPKVVD; from the coding sequence ATGAAAAAGGACGGAAAACATATGCGCGTTACATTGGAAGAAGTTGAGAGGATTGCATCGCTTTCGATGCTCAGCCTCGATGAGGAAAAGAAAAAGATGCTGCAGAAAAATCTGGACGATATACTGGGCCATGCGCAAAAGCTCAATGAGCTTGATACGGAAGGCGTAGAACCGACTTCGTATATCCTGAAGCAGCAAAACGTTGTGCGCGAGGACGTTCCAGGCAGGGTATGGGAGCGGGAAGATATGCTGCTGAATGCGCCTGAAAAGGAAGATGGCTTTTTTACCGTGCCTAAGGTCGTGGATTGA
- the gyrA gene encoding DNA gyrase subunit A: protein MKSKQINYNEEIIDAALDEVMHTSFITYAEYVTMERALPRVEDGLKPVQRRILYTMYDLGILPDKPYKKSARIVGEALGKYHPHGDTSVYDAMVRLAQPYAMRMPLVDGHGNFGSPDGDSAAAMRYTEARLSPLALEMLRDLGKDTVPFRPNFDDTEREPDMLPARYPNLLVNGSSGIAVGLATNIPPHNLGEVIDGVVTRIENPECSLSDVMKYIKAPDFPTGGYLLGGDGLRQAYETGKGKIQMRAKTHIEKAKNGKSLIVITEIPYEVKKSAMLEKILAVSENRKEIFAGIDDIRDESDREGIRAVVEVKKGHDPEKILNLLFKYTDLQTTFGINMMVIADGSPRQLGLLPILDHYIRHQKNVITRRTQFDLEKAEKREHILLGLIIAVKNIDRVIRIIRSSKNSDEAKHRLMREFNLTGVQAQAILDMRLARLTNLEVELLENEYKEVVALIKYLRSILGSEAKLLEVIREELLAVKEKYADKRRTQLMKEEHAHINIDESEFMVASECTVILTRNGNLKRMSPKALQKGMEAGELEEKFQPVLLVQTDTAGKLYLFTNKGNMMILPVTSVPESRMKDAGKSINALISGVDGDEVILNILTKNDFDSKLMYFATANGLVKATQMEEFDVKKSKIMACGLKEGDTLIYAKPNVPDVENMIFITSDGMSINIRKNEISVMGRSGKGVGAIKLGRHAKVVYAEQIKSGQEGDILLMTEKGYAKRTPVSEFEEQGRNGKGLKSYQLSEISGREVIGALLIDKISTVTGVQKSGDLSKISTDSIPAGARNTRGEQVILAVMGNNVSALYKNIFD from the coding sequence ATGAAATCGAAGCAAATTAATTATAACGAAGAGATCATTGATGCGGCCTTGGACGAGGTCATGCACACTTCTTTCATAACGTACGCGGAATACGTTACGATGGAGCGCGCCCTACCGCGCGTGGAGGATGGCCTTAAGCCTGTTCAACGGCGCATTTTGTATACGATGTATGATCTCGGCATCCTGCCGGATAAGCCCTATAAAAAATCGGCAAGGATCGTCGGCGAAGCGCTGGGTAAATATCATCCGCACGGAGATACCAGCGTTTACGACGCCATGGTACGCCTTGCGCAGCCCTATGCGATGCGTATGCCGCTTGTGGATGGGCATGGGAATTTTGGATCACCGGATGGAGACAGCGCGGCGGCGATGCGTTATACGGAAGCACGGCTTTCTCCGCTGGCGCTCGAGATGCTGCGGGACCTTGGCAAGGACACGGTGCCGTTCCGGCCGAATTTCGACGATACGGAGCGTGAGCCGGATATGCTTCCGGCCCGCTATCCAAATCTGCTTGTCAACGGCTCCTCGGGCATTGCGGTAGGGCTTGCGACCAATATACCGCCGCACAATTTGGGAGAAGTAATCGACGGCGTCGTGACACGCATCGAAAACCCGGAATGCAGCCTTTCGGACGTAATGAAGTATATCAAGGCGCCGGATTTTCCGACAGGCGGATACCTCCTCGGTGGTGACGGCCTCAGGCAGGCGTATGAAACGGGAAAGGGTAAAATACAGATGCGCGCGAAGACGCACATCGAGAAAGCCAAGAACGGAAAGAGCCTGATTGTTATTACGGAGATACCTTATGAGGTCAAGAAATCCGCAATGCTGGAAAAAATACTTGCGGTAAGTGAAAACAGGAAAGAGATATTTGCGGGAATCGACGATATCCGCGACGAATCCGACCGGGAAGGGATACGGGCGGTGGTTGAGGTCAAAAAGGGCCATGATCCGGAAAAAATACTGAATCTGCTGTTCAAATATACAGACCTGCAAACTACGTTCGGCATCAATATGATGGTGATTGCGGACGGTTCGCCCAGGCAGCTTGGCCTGCTGCCTATCCTCGACCATTATATCCGGCACCAGAAAAACGTCATTACGCGCCGGACACAGTTTGATCTCGAGAAAGCCGAAAAACGTGAGCATATTTTGCTCGGCCTGATTATTGCGGTAAAAAATATCGACCGTGTGATCCGGATTATCCGTTCCTCAAAAAATTCGGATGAAGCCAAGCACAGGCTAATGAGGGAGTTCAACCTTACAGGCGTACAGGCACAAGCCATCCTCGACATGCGGCTTGCGCGCCTCACGAATCTCGAGGTCGAGCTTCTGGAAAATGAATATAAAGAGGTCGTCGCACTCATCAAATACCTGCGCTCCATCCTAGGCTCCGAAGCGAAGCTTCTGGAGGTTATCCGCGAGGAGCTTCTGGCGGTGAAGGAAAAATATGCGGATAAACGCCGCACACAGCTCATGAAGGAGGAGCATGCGCATATCAATATCGATGAGAGCGAGTTTATGGTGGCAAGCGAATGTACCGTGATCCTGACGCGAAACGGAAACCTCAAGCGCATGTCGCCGAAAGCCCTGCAAAAAGGAATGGAAGCGGGAGAATTGGAAGAAAAGTTCCAGCCCGTACTACTGGTGCAGACTGATACGGCAGGGAAGCTTTACCTGTTTACGAATAAAGGGAATATGATGATCTTACCTGTCACGTCTGTCCCGGAATCGCGTATGAAGGATGCTGGGAAATCAATCAATGCCCTGATTTCCGGAGTGGATGGCGACGAGGTCATCCTGAATATTTTGACAAAAAATGATTTTGACAGTAAGCTGATGTATTTTGCAACCGCAAACGGATTGGTAAAAGCGACGCAGATGGAGGAATTTGACGTTAAAAAGTCCAAAATTATGGCCTGCGGCCTGAAGGAAGGCGATACGCTTATTTACGCCAAACCCAATGTACCGGACGTAGAGAATATGATCTTTATTACCTCGGATGGTATGTCCATCAACATTCGCAAGAATGAGATTTCCGTGATGGGCAGGAGCGGAAAAGGCGTTGGCGCTATAAAATTGGGTAGGCACGCCAAAGTCGTGTATGCAGAGCAAATCAAAAGCGGTCAGGAAGGCGATATCCTGCTGATGACAGAGAAGGGATATGCGAAACGGACGCCAGTTTCCGAGTTTGAAGAGCAGGGACGGAACGGAAAGGGACTCAAATCCTACCAGCTTTCGGAGATCTCCGGCAGGGAGGTGATCGGCGCGCTCCTGATCGATAAAATTTCAACGGTAACCGGGGTGCAGAAATCGGGCGATTTGAGCAAGATTTCTACAGACAGTATTCCGGCGGGTGCGCGTAATACCCGGGGGGAGCAGGTGATCCTCGCAGTGATGGGCAATAACGTAAGCGCACTTTACAAGAATATCTTCGACTGA
- the gatA gene encoding Asp-tRNA(Asn)/Glu-tRNA(Gln) amidotransferase subunit GatA: protein MELTALNITQAADMLAKKEISSAELTQAYIDRIERVEPEVNALVTTCADEALEAAKRVDKKRVKGELLGRLAGIPAIIKDNMCTKGVLSTASSKMLYNYKPVYDATVIEKLKAEDYVLLAKANMDEFAMGSSTETSYFGVTKNPWDTARVPGGSSGGSAACVAADEAVFSLGSDTGGSVRQPAAFCGVVGLKPTYGTVSRFGLMAFASSLDQIGPLTKTVEDSAFVLDIIAGNDKKDSTSAIMDYPRYGEGMKQGIKGLKVGIPKEYLEQEIDPEVRRSYLEAVKLFEEMGAVVEETSLPTFDYALSAYYVIASAEVASNLSRFDGIRYGYRTDHYSDLKEMYKNTRSEGFGDETKRRIMLGNYVLSSGYYDAYYLKALKVKTLIKNDFDRLFGKYDILLSPTAPTPAFEIGAKSTPLEMYVNDLFTVPVNIAGVTAISVPSGVTKEGLPVSVQMIAKAFDENTMFRAAWNFEQAVKFDKKPTL, encoded by the coding sequence ATGGAACTTACGGCATTAAATATTACGCAGGCGGCAGATATGCTCGCCAAAAAAGAAATTTCTTCGGCCGAATTGACGCAGGCCTATATTGACCGTATTGAGAGGGTGGAGCCCGAGGTGAACGCTTTGGTAACGACTTGCGCTGATGAAGCGCTTGAAGCGGCAAAGCGGGTGGACAAAAAACGTGTCAAAGGAGAGCTGCTTGGGCGGCTTGCTGGAATTCCTGCAATCATCAAGGATAATATGTGCACCAAAGGGGTCCTTTCTACAGCCTCCTCTAAAATGCTCTATAATTATAAACCGGTTTATGATGCGACGGTCATCGAAAAGCTGAAGGCTGAAGATTATGTATTGCTTGCCAAGGCAAATATGGATGAATTTGCAATGGGCTCTTCTACGGAGACCTCATATTTCGGTGTAACAAAAAACCCGTGGGATACAGCGCGCGTACCTGGCGGGTCTTCCGGGGGCAGCGCTGCCTGTGTCGCAGCGGATGAAGCGGTATTTTCACTTGGATCCGATACCGGCGGGTCTGTACGCCAACCGGCGGCATTTTGCGGCGTCGTGGGGCTGAAGCCGACCTATGGAACGGTTTCGCGGTTTGGACTCATGGCGTTCGCCTCATCGCTTGACCAGATTGGTCCGCTGACCAAAACTGTTGAGGATTCGGCTTTTGTGCTTGATATTATTGCAGGAAACGATAAAAAGGATTCTACTTCTGCAATCATGGATTATCCCCGGTATGGAGAAGGGATGAAGCAGGGAATCAAAGGGCTGAAGGTTGGTATTCCGAAGGAATATCTGGAACAGGAGATCGATCCGGAGGTACGGCGGTCGTATCTCGAAGCGGTCAAGCTGTTTGAAGAGATGGGAGCGGTTGTTGAAGAAACGTCGCTGCCCACCTTTGATTATGCACTTTCCGCTTATTATGTGATTGCATCTGCAGAGGTGGCTTCCAATCTTTCAAGGTTTGACGGGATTCGTTACGGATACCGCACGGACCACTACAGCGATCTCAAGGAGATGTATAAAAACACGCGGTCCGAAGGCTTTGGCGACGAAACAAAACGCCGCATTATGCTTGGCAATTATGTACTCAGCTCCGGATATTATGATGCGTATTATTTGAAGGCGCTTAAGGTTAAGACCCTGATTAAGAACGATTTTGACCGTCTGTTCGGAAAATATGATATCCTTCTTTCGCCCACCGCTCCAACGCCGGCATTTGAAATTGGCGCCAAATCCACGCCGCTTGAGATGTATGTAAACGATTTGTTTACCGTACCTGTCAATATTGCGGGCGTAACGGCAATTTCCGTTCCGTCCGGCGTGACGAAAGAGGGACTACCCGTTTCCGTACAAATGATCGCAAAAGCATTTGACGAAAATACGATGTTCCGTGCGGCGTGGAACTTTGAGCAGGCCGTGAAATTCGACAAAAAACCGACGTTATGA
- a CDS encoding ATP-dependent helicase: MYQLNERQKQAVETISGAVLVLAGAGSGKTRVLTERVAYLINEKNVAPWQILAITFTNKAAQEMKERISGVVAADMRDMWISTFHAMCVRMLRRYAEKLGYTRNFLIYDTDDTLRLLKKILERMGLKENKSYSDRYIKNLISKYKNDNTTLDFDQYAEERNPFVAEHAGEIFDEYAQELHKQNAMDFDDLLLNTLQLLETDSEARTYYQNKFHYVLVDEYQDTNMVQYKLIKILSEGYGNIFVVGDDDQSIYAFRGANIRNILEFEKDFTGATVIRLEQNYRSDKKILDVANCVIKNNEGRKGKTLWSDIDQGEKPVLYTANSEYEEAETIAREIQRLSDDGMRYADMAILYRIHTLSRILEEKLRLYAIPYRIYGGISFYERKEIKDMVAYLNIIANPAADLQLLRIINTPKRAIGAAKVDALAQAAEYNGISILEVMRNANVLLADKTLIKKANEFYGMYERLNEGCTELTVHEVLERAYEVSGYKKMLEEEQTPEAEARIENIAELINSAYTYDEDEEASLEGFLQNIALITDLDSMDDKGGVTLMTMHAAKGLEFDAVFVAGMDENIFPSQRAIDEDNVEEERRLCYVAVTRAKRRLYMLHSNMRTLYGRMQPSAQSRFLDEIDSELLNCIGRKKPVLAQKPSAPQGKTDLFSGGFSFQKKAAPQKVSGDYKVGTVVEHKTFGRGKVKSIAGEGDSRVAVVDFYEVGEKKMFLAFASLKILK; this comes from the coding sequence TTGTATCAATTGAATGAACGGCAAAAGCAGGCGGTAGAGACGATTTCCGGAGCCGTGCTTGTTCTTGCGGGCGCCGGGAGCGGAAAGACGCGCGTTCTGACCGAGCGGGTGGCCTATTTGATTAATGAGAAAAACGTTGCGCCCTGGCAAATTTTAGCAATTACGTTTACCAATAAAGCGGCGCAGGAGATGAAAGAGCGTATTTCGGGCGTAGTGGCGGCCGACATGCGTGATATGTGGATCAGTACTTTCCATGCGATGTGTGTGCGCATGCTCAGGCGGTATGCGGAAAAGCTCGGCTATACCAGGAATTTTTTGATTTATGATACGGACGACACGCTGCGCCTGCTGAAGAAAATACTGGAGCGAATGGGTCTTAAGGAGAACAAAAGCTATTCGGACCGTTATATCAAAAATTTAATCAGTAAATATAAAAACGACAATACAACACTTGATTTCGATCAGTATGCAGAAGAGCGAAACCCGTTCGTGGCCGAGCACGCAGGGGAAATTTTTGATGAATATGCACAAGAGCTCCATAAGCAAAATGCAATGGATTTTGACGACCTGCTGCTCAACACCCTGCAGCTGCTCGAAACGGACAGCGAGGCGAGGACCTATTACCAAAACAAATTTCATTATGTTTTGGTAGACGAATATCAGGATACCAATATGGTGCAGTATAAACTAATCAAGATTTTGTCGGAGGGCTACGGCAATATTTTCGTAGTAGGCGACGATGATCAGTCTATCTATGCATTCCGGGGAGCGAATATACGGAATATCCTTGAATTTGAAAAAGATTTTACCGGGGCGACGGTCATTCGTCTGGAGCAAAATTACCGTTCGGATAAAAAAATTCTCGATGTGGCGAATTGTGTGATCAAGAACAATGAGGGCCGCAAGGGAAAAACGCTGTGGAGCGATATTGACCAGGGTGAAAAACCTGTTTTATATACGGCAAACAGCGAATATGAGGAAGCGGAAACCATTGCGCGGGAGATACAGCGGTTATCGGACGATGGGATGCGCTATGCGGATATGGCGATTTTGTACCGCATCCATACGCTTTCGCGGATATTGGAAGAAAAATTGCGGCTGTATGCGATCCCTTACCGCATTTATGGGGGTATTAGCTTCTATGAACGCAAAGAAATCAAGGATATGGTCGCCTATCTTAACATCATTGCGAATCCGGCGGCGGATTTGCAGTTGCTACGTATCATCAATACGCCTAAAAGGGCGATCGGCGCCGCAAAGGTGGACGCGCTTGCGCAGGCGGCGGAATACAACGGAATTTCCATTTTGGAAGTAATGCGGAATGCAAATGTTTTACTCGCGGATAAAACGCTTATAAAAAAGGCAAACGAGTTTTACGGAATGTATGAGCGCCTGAACGAAGGTTGCACTGAATTGACTGTGCACGAAGTATTGGAACGTGCGTACGAGGTTTCAGGGTACAAAAAAATGCTGGAGGAAGAGCAGACACCTGAGGCGGAGGCGCGCATTGAAAATATTGCAGAATTGATTAACTCAGCATACACGTATGACGAGGATGAGGAAGCTTCCCTTGAAGGATTTTTGCAGAATATCGCGCTTATTACGGACCTTGACAGCATGGACGATAAAGGCGGTGTAACGTTGATGACGATGCATGCGGCCAAGGGGCTGGAATTTGACGCTGTGTTTGTAGCCGGGATGGATGAGAATATCTTTCCAAGCCAGCGCGCGATTGATGAAGACAATGTAGAAGAAGAACGGCGTTTGTGTTATGTGGCGGTCACGCGGGCAAAGCGGCGGCTTTATATGCTGCATTCCAATATGCGCACGCTGTATGGACGGATGCAGCCTTCCGCACAGTCGAGGTTCCTGGATGAGATTGACAGCGAATTGCTGAACTGTATCGGCAGAAAAAAGCCAGTACTTGCTCAAAAGCCGTCTGCACCGCAGGGGAAAACGGATTTGTTCTCGGGCGGATTCAGCTTCCAGAAGAAAGCGGCTCCGCAAAAAGTAAGCGGAGACTATAAAGTCGGTACGGTTGTGGAACATAAGACATTTGGCCGCGGTAAGGTGAAAAGCATCGCGGGCGAAGGAGATTCACGCGTGGCCGTGGTTGATTTCTACGAGGTAGGGGAAAAGAAAATGTTTCTTGCCTTTGCCTCCCTAAAGATTTTGAAATAG
- a CDS encoding YerC/YecD family TrpR-related protein, with product MYHSKLKSKELDTLFEAVLSLKSEEECYMFFEDLCTVAELSAISQRYKVAQMLKDGITCHAIAEKTGASTATISRVNRCLNYGTGGYGAALERNGKKGE from the coding sequence GTGTATCATTCAAAATTAAAATCTAAAGAGCTGGATACTTTATTCGAGGCGGTACTGTCCCTCAAAAGCGAAGAAGAGTGCTATATGTTTTTTGAGGATCTGTGCACTGTTGCGGAACTTTCTGCGATTTCGCAGCGCTATAAAGTAGCACAGATGCTGAAAGACGGAATTACCTGCCATGCGATCGCAGAAAAGACCGGCGCGTCCACGGCGACAATTTCGCGTGTGAACCGCTGCCTCAATTATGGTACGGGCGGATACGGCGCGGCGCTTGAGAGAAATGGGAAAAAGGGAGAATAA
- the ligA gene encoding NAD-dependent DNA ligase LigA, whose product MERMKELVDQLNDYAYRYYVLDDPSVADAEYDRLYDELAALEKRTGKIEPDSPTQRVGGKLLEGFQKHTHLAPLWSLDKAQSLDDVISWQERTNKQIRALGLPDASYSLEYKFDGLTINLTYDGGYLVSAATRGNGIVGEDVTEQVKTIQSIPLKIDFTGKTEVQGEAVMRLSVLKKYNETADEPLKNARNAAAGAIRNLDPGQTAKRHLDAFIYNVGYIEGRTFQDHQEMIAFLRENKFNVSAYERVFNDVADIKAAVDNVERTRDTLDFLIDGMVIKITDFATREALGYTQKFPRWAIAYKFAAEEMTTKILDVTWDVGRTGKLTPLAHLEPVELAGATIRRATLNNYEDILRKHAAIGANVFIRRSNDVIPEILGASPLQEGELTPIDKPTHCPACGTELEEVGPNLFCPNSLNCKPQLTSRMVHFVSRDAMDIENLSEKTIELMFEKLDIKDIAAIYTLTDKQLLSQEGFKEKRTENILSAIEASKKPPLANFIYALGISNVGKKTAKDLAQTFHTYERLKNATIEELVAIRDVGEVVAKDIVDFFRNENYMRVVQELFDAGVQPREDAGAAEGGKFEGKTFVLTGTLTQYTRKQAQELIENLGGKTSSSVSKKTDYVVAGEEAGSKLRKAQELGVAVLSENEFVRVCCKELELC is encoded by the coding sequence ATGGAGCGTATGAAAGAGCTGGTCGATCAACTGAATGATTACGCATACCGGTACTATGTGCTTGATGATCCGTCGGTCGCTGACGCGGAGTATGACAGACTCTATGATGAGCTTGCGGCGCTTGAGAAGAGGACTGGAAAAATCGAGCCCGATTCCCCGACGCAGCGTGTGGGCGGAAAGCTTCTGGAAGGATTCCAAAAACATACGCACCTTGCGCCGCTGTGGAGCCTTGACAAAGCGCAGAGCCTTGACGACGTTATTTCCTGGCAGGAGCGTACCAACAAGCAGATACGGGCGCTCGGGCTGCCGGACGCCAGCTATTCTCTCGAATACAAGTTTGACGGCCTTACGATCAACCTGACCTATGACGGCGGATATCTCGTCAGTGCTGCAACGCGCGGAAACGGAATTGTGGGGGAAGATGTCACAGAACAGGTGAAAACGATACAATCCATCCCTTTAAAGATCGATTTCACGGGCAAAACAGAAGTGCAGGGAGAGGCGGTCATGCGTCTATCGGTACTGAAAAAATATAATGAAACGGCAGATGAGCCGCTCAAAAATGCGCGTAATGCAGCGGCTGGGGCAATCAGGAACCTTGACCCGGGCCAGACCGCAAAAAGGCATTTAGACGCCTTTATTTATAACGTGGGGTATATTGAAGGCAGGACGTTTCAGGATCATCAGGAGATGATAGCGTTCCTCCGGGAGAACAAATTCAATGTTAGCGCCTATGAAAGGGTTTTTAACGACGTAGCGGATATCAAGGCAGCGGTAGACAATGTGGAGCGGACGCGTGACACGCTGGATTTCCTGATCGACGGTATGGTAATCAAGATAACGGACTTTGCAACGCGTGAAGCACTGGGCTATACGCAGAAATTTCCGCGCTGGGCGATCGCTTATAAATTTGCCGCAGAAGAGATGACAACAAAAATTTTAGACGTGACATGGGATGTGGGCAGGACGGGTAAACTGACGCCTTTGGCACATCTTGAACCGGTTGAGCTTGCAGGGGCGACGATCCGCAGGGCCACGCTCAACAATTATGAAGATATCCTCCGCAAGCATGCCGCTATCGGCGCGAACGTATTCATCCGGCGTTCTAATGATGTGATCCCGGAAATACTGGGCGCATCTCCTTTACAGGAGGGTGAGCTTACGCCGATTGATAAACCGACGCATTGCCCGGCCTGCGGAACGGAGCTCGAGGAGGTAGGACCGAATCTTTTCTGCCCCAATTCGCTGAACTGTAAACCGCAGCTCACTTCGCGCATGGTGCATTTTGTGTCGAGAGACGCAATGGATATTGAAAACCTCAGTGAGAAAACGATCGAACTGATGTTTGAAAAGCTTGACATCAAAGATATCGCGGCGATTTATACATTGACGGACAAGCAGCTTTTGAGCCAGGAGGGGTTTAAGGAAAAGAGAACGGAGAATATTCTTTCTGCTATTGAAGCGAGCAAAAAACCTCCGCTTGCGAATTTTATTTATGCGCTCGGCATTTCGAATGTCGGAAAAAAGACCGCCAAGGACCTTGCCCAGACGTTTCATACTTATGAACGACTGAAAAATGCGACCATAGAAGAGCTTGTGGCAATTCGGGACGTGGGAGAGGTTGTGGCAAAGGATATCGTCGATTTTTTCCGCAACGAAAATTACATGCGTGTCGTGCAGGAGCTTTTCGACGCAGGCGTGCAGCCGAGGGAGGATGCCGGGGCTGCGGAAGGAGGTAAATTTGAGGGGAAAACATTTGTGCTGACGGGAACGCTTACCCAATATACGCGCAAGCAGGCGCAGGAGCTCATTGAAAATCTCGGCGGGAAGACAAGTTCTTCCGTCAGCAAAAAAACAGATTATGTAGTGGCGGGCGAGGAAGCTGGCAGCAAGCTCCGGAAAGCGCAGGAGCTTGGTGTCGCGGTATTATCGGAAAATGAGTTTGTGAGAGTATGTTGTAAGGAGTTGGAATTATGCTGA